The stretch of DNA GATTCCATTTCAGGATGTAATCGACCTTTTTGTGGCCATAAAGCGTTGCTCGGGTCTCGACAGCATCGTGTCCGGAGTCAAGCCTGAATAACAGTGACTTTTTGGTTAAAGACTTGGCACGGGAGATGGTTTCCTGCAGAAAAGGAATAAAATTGTTTTGGCTGTGCTGGCTGCCCTCCCGGAACTCAAGATTAATACACCAGCCTTCCTCTCCCATGTAGGCGGCTATTGGCGCATAGCCGTCATAACCGTGATAGGTATGCTTGGAACCTTCTTTTTTGGTGCCGGAGTTGTCCATGCAAAAGACGTCCATATCGACGGCGACATGACCCATGGCCAAGGGGGTTACTTTTCCTTTGGCATTGCGGATGAACTCCGTGTAGGTGGAGGAAGCAATTGGCTGAAAAACTGTTGCGGTTTCGTCAAGGCGCTGGCGCAAGGTTTCGGGCGAAGGAACCGCTTTGATGCCAAGTGATTGCTGGAAATACCTGTCGTCTTTCATGTCGGCAATGGCTTCGAAATCGCTTTTGCCAAGCGAGAGGAGCCCGAGATAACTGCGAATGACATCTGTATTGGCAATGTCCTTGGTGTCGGGTATCGCCTTTTTCAGCTTGGCGTTCAAGCTGGTAAAGCGATTGATACCGAGCCCGATCAGGGCCAGGCCGGAATGAGAGGTATAAAATTCGTCCGATGAGCGTTCAAGAATAAATCGTTTCATTTTTTCACCTGCAGAGTGATGTTTTTAGACAGGCGAATATTGCAATATTTTTTGTTAAATTTCAAAATGTTATTTGATTATACAGACGATTTTTACTGCAAAAATTTCA from Desulfobulbaceae bacterium DB1 encodes:
- a CDS encoding transposase; amino-acid sequence: MKRFILERSSDEFYTSHSGLALIGLGINRFTSLNAKLKKAIPDTKDIANTDVIRSYLGLLSLGKSDFEAIADMKDDRYFQQSLGIKAVPSPETLRQRLDETATVFQPIASSTYTEFIRNAKGKVTPLAMGHVAVDMDVFCMDNSGTKKEGSKHTYHGYDGYAPIAAYMGEEGWCINLEFREGSQHSQNNFIPFLQETISRAKSLTKKSLLFRLDSGHDAVETRATLYGHKKVDYILKWNPRKQDLPAWLARGLQEGEVSEPRRGKRVAVFSFNQLQEHEGKEFSTRLIVRVIERTIDKRGQLLLVPDIELEGWWTSLYLPEKEIIKLYRDHGTSEQFHSEFKTDMDLERLPSGKFATNSLIMSLAGLAYNILRFIGQLGLLGDRSPVRHSAKRRRIRTVIQELMYRAARLIETGRKLKLRFSRHCCAFDSFQAVYNRLAFG